Part of the Archangium lipolyticum genome, GGAGACTGCGGGCGGTGCCGTGAGGGGGGCATTCCCCGGGGGTGGAGGAAGTAAGCCCGGCTGATTGCTGCGGGCACACGGTGTCGGGCATTGACCAGGGAAGCGGGCATCGAACCGTGCGGAGGGGTTGGCGAGTCTCTAGAGTCAGGGAAGCCGTGCAGAACGAACCTCCCGCCGAAGAGAGCCGGGGACACCGAGGCCCCGAAACCTCACAGGACCGACCGCGCAGGAAGCTGGATCGGAGCTGGAGGAGTCTGTTGATCGTCCTCGGGGTGGCGTTCGTGATCCACCTGATTCCGCTGTTCTTGCCGAGGAACATGCCGGAGCAGGAGCTGTCGATCGCGAGGCTGACGCCGGACGCGGCGCAGCGGGTGAAGGTGCTGAAACCGCTGAAGGAGAACGCGAAGGCGACGGCGGCGGACCTGAGGGAGGCGGCGGAGCTGCTGAGAGAGGGAGCGCCGCTGGACGCCTACGAGCTGGCGAAGGAAGCGGAGAAGAAGGACCCGAGCCAGGTGGAGACGCAGCTGGTGCTGGCGAGGATCTGCCATGGGCAGAGGATGAACCGATGCGAGGAGGAATCCTTCGCGAGGGCGGAGAAACTGGCGCCAGGAGATCCGAGGGTGGACCTGCTGAAAGCGGACTTCGAGGAGAGGAACGGGAACCTCGAGGGGGCGCTGGCGGCGGTGGAGAAGGCGTACGCAAAGGCGGGAGGGAGCGTGGGGGTGGGGGTGCGGTACGGAAGACTGTTGAGCGAGGCGGGGCGGTGGGACGAAGCGCTCCAGATATTGAAGGGGCTGGAGGGGGAGTTGGGAAGGCCGCAGGTGTTGGTGGAGGAGGGGTTGGTGAGGGTGAAGCAAGGGAGGATGGAGGAGGCGCGGGAGCTGTTTGGGGAGGCGGTGGAGGCGGATCCGAAACTGGTGATGGGGTACTTCCACCTGGGGATGACGGCATTCCAGATGGGGGACGTGGAAGGAGCGGAGGAGGCGTTGAGGGAGGCGGATCGCCTGGACATGTCGGACATGAGACCGCTGTCGGCGCTGTGTGAAATCCAGAGGCAGGCGGGGAAGACAGACGCGCAGAGGGTGACGCGGATGGACCTGGAGCGTCGCTTTCCGGAGCGGATGGCGGCGGTGAGAAAAGCCTGCCGAGCGCCCTGATCTCCCCCCTCTCCCTTCGGGAGAGGGACGGGGTGAGGGTATCGAGCATCCCAGGTTGAACCCCGAGTAAACCCCCTCTCCCTCTGGGAGAGGGTTGGGGTGAGGGTCAGCGTCGAAGAGCAGCGCCCACGAAGCTCCAGCTCACTCCTCGGGAATACCGCGGATCTGGCGGAGCAACCGAGCGGAGGACTTCACCTCGGCATCAACGGAGCCATCGGGAATCTCGGTGCGAACGACGGCCTGGAGGAAGGGAACGGCCTCGTCATCCCTGCCCTGGCCGACCAACAACTCACCGAGAGCCATACGGGCGCGAGTGAGCATGACCAGATCCTCGGCCTGGACGGCGGCATCGATGGCATCGCTCAAGGCGGACTCGGCGAGCTCGGGGCGGCCGCGAGCGAGGAGCTCACGGGCGCGCTGGAGGTGGCGGGAGACATCCATGGGGAGGAACCCAAGACACACGGAGAGGGACAACACGACCGGGGCCGGGTTATCCCAGGAGGTATGGACGCCGAGTCACGGATCGTGGAGCTGGAACTACGCTACATGCAGCAGCAGGAACTGCTGCAGGAGCTGAGCGACGCACTGTACGCGCAGCAGCGCGAGCTGGACGCGCTGCGAGCGGAGCTGGAACACGTGAAGAAGAAGCTGGAGGGAGAACCGGGCCTGGTGGATGCGCGGCAGCAGGAGAAGCCGCCGCACTACTGAGGGGGAACACCAGGCCCGGACTGGCGGACCTAGAACCGCCACCCGAGGCGGAGGCCGATATGGGGCCTGGGCTCGAGGTAGCCGAGCTCGACGCCGAAGGTAACGGACCGACCCTGGTAGCCGAAGCCGAAGGCGGCGTGGGCGCGGAAGGTATCGCCCTCGAAGAAGATCCACGGCCCACCGAGGAGCTCCACATAGATGGGAACCCGGCGGGGAGTGATGCGCAGGTTGAGGTCGAGGGGGATGCCCAGGGTATTGGGCTGGGTGGCGAGGAGGGCGCCGAAGCGGGTACCGATGGAGAGGGGGCCGAGGTCGACGAAGTCGACGGCGCCGGTGAGATGAAAGAAGGCGCCCGAGTCGAACTGATAGTCGCCGCCGAGGGTGAGGCGGAATTCAGTGGCCTCGGAACGAGCCGGGGCGAGGAAGACGGCGAGCGCGAAGAGACCACC contains:
- a CDS encoding tetratricopeptide repeat protein; the encoded protein is MIVLGVAFVIHLIPLFLPRNMPEQELSIARLTPDAAQRVKVLKPLKENAKATAADLREAAELLREGAPLDAYELAKEAEKKDPSQVETQLVLARICHGQRMNRCEEESFARAEKLAPGDPRVDLLKADFEERNGNLEGALAAVEKAYAKAGGSVGVGVRYGRLLSEAGRWDEALQILKGLEGELGRPQVLVEEGLVRVKQGRMEEARELFGEAVEADPKLVMGYFHLGMTAFQMGDVEGAEEALREADRLDMSDMRPLSALCEIQRQAGKTDAQRVTRMDLERRFPERMAAVRKACRAP
- a CDS encoding SlyX family protein, with the protein product MDAESRIVELELRYMQQQELLQELSDALYAQQRELDALRAELEHVKKKLEGEPGLVDARQQEKPPHY